The proteins below are encoded in one region of Plutella xylostella chromosome Z, ilPluXylo3.1, whole genome shotgun sequence:
- the LOC125491291 gene encoding peptidoglycan recognition protein-like, with protein sequence MSNVAPGASQPNGPAPRTKISVKERLSSKSNVSKSIICLTIFALIMVVIALIIYFTVRGPRPNSTEEEKKTDQYSQTGPKPWLVQTSDWKGLSVKHVLLKRNYPLKLVIINHSVIGGCTNKDSCSEELRKMQLHVQKDLGWIDIPYNFAIGREGHVYEARGWGSEGAHTLHYNNCSVGIGFFGNYNVIRPTRGQIMNLNKLLDDGVRQGYLDRNYVIVGHKDIWPGSESPGNRLYAELKKLPKYNAERYRNMNCTQIMEDFSK encoded by the exons ATGAGTAACGTGGCTCCCGGAGCATCTCAGCCAAATGGACCAGCCCCAAGAACAA AAATTTCAGTTAAAGAAAGGCTCTCTAGTAAGAGCAACGTTAGCAAAAGCATTATTTGTTTAACTATTTTCGCTCTTATCATGGTGGTTATTGCCCTAATTATTTACTTCACGGTGCGGGGACCTAGACCAAATTCTACAGAAGAGGAAAAGAAAACGGACCAATACTCTCAGACAG GTCCTAAGCCGTGGCTGGTCCAAACTAGTGATTGGAAGGGACTGTCCGTAAAGCACGTACTGCTAAAACGGAACTACCCCCTGAAGCTTGTGATCATCAACCATTCTGTAATAGGTGGATGTACGAACAAAGACTCTTGTAGCGAGGAATTAAGGAAAATGCAACTTCATGTGCAAAAAGATCTCGGTTGGATTGATATACC CTACAACTTCGCGATCGGTCGAGAAGGCCACGTGTACGAGGCTCGCGGCTGGGGCTCCGAGGGGGCTCACACTCTCCACTATAACAACTGCTCCGTGGGAATCGGCTTCTTCG GTAACTATAACGTCATACGGCCAACTAGAGGGCAAATCATGAATTTAAACAAATTGCTTGACGATGGCGTTCGACAGGGGTACTTGGATAGAAATTACGTCATAGTAGGTCACAAGGATATCTGGCCGGGCAGCGAGAGTCCCGGGAATCGTCTGTACGCCGAACTCAAGAAGTTACCAAAATACAACGCTGAACGCTATCGTAACATGAATTGTACCCAAATTATGGAagattttagtaagtaa